In the Opitutaceae bacterium genome, one interval contains:
- a CDS encoding cyclopropane-fatty-acyl-phospholipid synthase family protein, with product MIRLASSDQQSVIEHAIALLDLVFEGHDSPPVSVRLWEGTLWPDGERRPATLILKSPGALRGMFGSISEKRLAEAFIADRFDVSGDLEAACSMADLLADLADSNLAKRIRLMAHLRRLPADPGEFAGRGASVSRFGRRHSRERDRQSVRFHYDLSNEFFQLWLDPRMVYSCAYFGQRDGDLERAQEAKLDLLCRKLRLKAGDRVLDVGCGWGGFAVYAARHYGVEVTGVTLSGRQADWASERVVGAGLAGRVRIEPVDYRELKPDHPFDAVVSVGMAEHVGRERLGEYFRTLRDFLRPGGVLLNHAIGEGGRPRRATCPSFIDSYVFPDGDIPPLPVVLGSAEEAGLEIRDVENLREHYGLTLRHWVRRLEAAHAQALRHVDESTYRIWRLYMAASAYAFDRGYLSVYQTLLSRPDPDGRSGLPLRRDDWYGRD from the coding sequence ATGATCAGACTGGCATCTTCGGACCAACAGAGTGTGATCGAGCACGCCATTGCGTTGCTTGATCTGGTCTTTGAAGGGCATGATTCGCCCCCGGTTTCGGTCAGACTCTGGGAGGGCACGCTCTGGCCGGATGGGGAACGGCGGCCGGCGACCCTGATCCTCAAATCTCCCGGAGCCTTGCGCGGGATGTTCGGATCGATTTCGGAGAAACGTCTGGCTGAAGCGTTTATTGCCGACCGGTTCGATGTGTCCGGAGACCTCGAGGCCGCCTGTTCGATGGCTGATCTGCTGGCGGACCTGGCGGACTCGAACCTGGCGAAACGGATTCGGCTGATGGCGCACCTTCGCCGATTGCCGGCCGATCCAGGAGAATTCGCCGGCCGGGGAGCCTCCGTTTCCCGGTTCGGTCGGCGACACTCCCGTGAGCGGGATCGTCAGTCGGTCCGCTTTCATTACGACCTCTCCAATGAGTTCTTCCAGCTTTGGCTTGATCCCCGGATGGTTTACTCGTGCGCCTATTTCGGGCAACGCGACGGAGACCTGGAACGCGCGCAGGAAGCCAAGCTGGACCTCCTCTGCCGCAAGTTGCGACTCAAGGCAGGTGACCGGGTGCTCGATGTGGGCTGCGGCTGGGGGGGATTCGCTGTGTATGCGGCGCGTCACTACGGTGTCGAGGTGACCGGGGTGACCTTGAGCGGTCGCCAGGCCGATTGGGCGAGTGAACGGGTAGTCGGGGCCGGGTTGGCCGGCCGCGTTCGCATCGAGCCGGTCGACTACCGGGAGCTCAAGCCCGACCATCCTTTTGACGCCGTGGTCAGCGTGGGGATGGCCGAGCACGTCGGGCGCGAGCGACTGGGTGAATACTTCCGGACCCTCCGGGATTTCCTGCGGCCGGGAGGGGTGCTCCTCAACCATGCGATCGGCGAGGGTGGGCGTCCCCGCCGTGCGACCTGTCCCTCGTTCATTGACTCCTATGTTTTTCCCGACGGGGACATCCCGCCTCTGCCCGTTGTGCTGGGATCGGCCGAGGAAGCGGGCCTGGAGATTCGGGACGTCGAGAACCTGCGCGAGCATTATGGCCTGACCCTCCGGCACTGGGTGCGCCGCCTTGAGGCTGCCCATGCCCAAGCGCTTCGCCACGTCGACGAGTCAACCTACCGTATCTGGCGCCTCTACATGGCCGCCTCGGCCTATGCCTTCGACCGTGGCTACCTTTCGGTTTACCAGACTCTGCTCAGTCGACCCGACCCGGATGGACGGTCGGGCCTTCCCCTGAGGCGCGACGACTGGTATGGCCGGGACTGA
- a CDS encoding rhodanese-like domain-containing protein, protein MNWTIFAVIVVVFLALQVTRALGSLKEEDALKYLDAGAVVIDVRTPAEFANKSIPGVINIPLDQLADRIAEVVPEKEQIVLLHCRSGNRSGHGTKVLKSMGYESTYNLGSFGHAARIMESRPVPAN, encoded by the coding sequence ATGAATTGGACCATTTTTGCTGTTATTGTCGTTGTCTTTCTGGCTCTTCAGGTCACCCGGGCTCTTGGCAGTCTGAAGGAAGAGGATGCCCTCAAGTACCTGGATGCGGGAGCGGTCGTGATCGACGTGCGGACGCCGGCGGAATTCGCCAACAAGTCCATTCCCGGAGTGATCAATATCCCGCTCGACCAGTTGGCCGATCGGATCGCCGAGGTCGTTCCGGAGAAGGAACAGATCGTCCTTCTCCACTGTCGCAGTGGGAACCGCAGCGGTCACGGGACGAAGGTCCTGAAGTCGATGGGCTATGAGAGTACCTACAACCTCGGTTCGTTTGGTCATGCCGCCCGGATCATGGAATCGAGACCCGTCCCGGCGAATTGA
- a CDS encoding DUF2189 domain-containing protein, with translation MESTLPPSDSGFRLPEIRPINRKAALGWIRSGWSDLRAMPLASLFYGLILTGLGVAVWLLVESTSYRIALASGVILVGPFLAGGLFDLSHIRAETGKGSLAHSLTAWRHNALAISLFGIVLVILLGLWSRTSVILIAIYFAGDIPEAHVAIEQILGTGSGWVFLGCYALAGSAFAAFVFGISVVTIPLLLDRKDFDVPLAVVVSFKTALRNRSGMVLWAVLIALFIGVGFATRYLGFIVILPLLGHATWHSYVEMIERPGHPRD, from the coding sequence GTGGAATCGACCCTGCCCCCGTCCGATTCGGGATTCCGCCTGCCGGAAATCCGCCCCATCAACCGCAAGGCCGCTCTTGGCTGGATACGTTCCGGCTGGTCGGATCTTCGGGCCATGCCGCTGGCCAGCCTTTTTTACGGCCTGATCCTGACCGGCCTTGGGGTGGCAGTCTGGCTCCTGGTCGAAAGCACCAGTTACCGGATCGCCCTCGCCAGTGGCGTCATTCTGGTGGGCCCTTTCCTGGCCGGCGGCCTTTTCGACCTCAGCCACATCCGCGCGGAAACCGGGAAGGGCAGCCTGGCCCATTCCCTGACTGCCTGGCGCCACAATGCTCTCGCGATCAGTTTGTTCGGCATCGTCCTCGTCATTCTCCTCGGACTCTGGAGCCGGACCTCGGTCATCCTGATCGCCATCTATTTTGCCGGCGACATCCCCGAGGCCCACGTGGCCATCGAACAGATTCTCGGAACAGGCAGCGGCTGGGTTTTCCTCGGCTGCTACGCCCTGGCCGGATCAGCCTTTGCGGCCTTTGTTTTCGGTATCAGCGTGGTGACTATTCCTTTGCTGCTGGACCGGAAGGATTTCGATGTTCCGCTGGCTGTCGTGGTGAGCTTCAAGACAGCGCTCAGGAACCGATCGGGCATGGTGCTCTGGGCTGTTCTGATCGCCCTCTTCATCGGGGTGGGCTTCGCCACCCGCTACCTTGGATTCATCGTCATCCTGCCACTTCTCGGCCACGCCACCTGGCATTCCTATGTCGAGATGATTGAACGGCCGGGCCACCCTCGAGACTGA
- a CDS encoding MFS transporter: protein MKPSRRSRLWDPGFPFRPASITFFYGWVIVAAATIGMIFTIPGQTMGFSVFTDILIVELGLSRLQLSTAYLVGTVLSGFSLPWLGRVFDRIGARRMAVYASVATGLVLFYLSACTRISAALTAIIGPTGIATVAVPFLVITIGFYLIRASAQGVLALTGRNMIGKWFDYHRGTALALSGVFTGFAFSIAPRVLDMLIRRFGYDGTWGLLGVITLIGMGGLGWLLYRDNPEQCGLRMDGPEAAGRKRIFHADAIAHRDYSLAEAVRTLPFWAFILSFAFYSLFGTAITFHIVSLGAEAGIDRTTVIGYFVPMAFFSVGTNLFCGWISSRTRLKYLLFAMNLAAIASVVGALNLAEGWGPALFVAGNGVCGGAFVALAGISTPRFFGRRHIGAISGVGMSSMVIASGIGPFVFSLSTSTTGSYRAALWISLLIPAFLALLATRSDNPQRRD, encoded by the coding sequence GTGAAGCCGTCCCGACGCTCCCGACTCTGGGACCCCGGGTTCCCGTTCCGCCCCGCGTCGATCACTTTCTTTTACGGCTGGGTGATCGTCGCAGCGGCCACCATCGGGATGATCTTCACCATCCCGGGCCAGACCATGGGGTTCAGTGTCTTCACCGACATCCTGATCGTCGAGCTCGGCCTTTCCCGCCTCCAACTGAGCACGGCCTATCTGGTCGGTACCGTTCTGAGTGGTTTCTCCCTGCCCTGGCTCGGACGGGTTTTCGACCGGATCGGGGCCAGACGGATGGCCGTCTACGCCTCAGTCGCCACGGGTCTTGTGCTCTTCTACCTGAGCGCATGCACCCGGATCAGTGCCGCCCTCACCGCGATTATCGGCCCGACCGGAATCGCAACGGTGGCAGTTCCGTTTCTCGTGATCACAATCGGGTTCTACCTGATCCGCGCCTCCGCCCAAGGTGTTCTGGCCCTGACCGGCCGCAATATGATCGGGAAGTGGTTCGACTACCATCGGGGGACGGCGCTCGCGTTGAGCGGTGTCTTCACCGGATTTGCCTTTTCCATCGCCCCACGCGTCCTGGATATGTTGATACGCCGTTTCGGCTACGACGGCACCTGGGGCCTTCTCGGGGTGATCACGCTGATCGGGATGGGCGGGCTCGGCTGGCTTCTCTATCGGGACAATCCCGAGCAATGCGGTCTGCGGATGGACGGGCCGGAGGCCGCCGGCCGCAAGCGGATCTTCCACGCCGACGCCATCGCCCACCGGGACTACTCCCTGGCGGAGGCCGTCCGCACCCTCCCCTTCTGGGCCTTCATCCTGTCTTTCGCCTTCTATTCCCTTTTCGGCACGGCGATCACGTTTCACATCGTCTCGCTCGGAGCGGAGGCCGGGATCGATCGGACGACCGTGATCGGGTACTTCGTGCCCATGGCCTTCTTCAGTGTAGGAACCAACCTCTTCTGCGGCTGGATCAGTTCCCGTACCCGGCTCAAGTACCTTCTTTTCGCCATGAATCTGGCTGCGATCGCCTCGGTCGTCGGCGCCCTCAACCTTGCCGAGGGATGGGGGCCGGCTCTGTTTGTCGCCGGCAACGGCGTCTGCGGAGGTGCCTTCGTCGCTCTGGCCGGCATCTCCACCCCAAGATTCTTCGGGCGCAGGCACATCGGCGCGATCAGCGGAGTCGGCATGTCGAGCATGGTCATCGCCAGCGGAATCGGACCCTTCGTTTTCAGCCTTTCCACCTCAACGACCGGATCCTACCGGGCCGCCCTCTGGATCTCCCTGCTGATTCCGGCATTTCTTGCTCTGCTGGCAACCCGGTCGGATAATCCCCAGCGACGGGACTGA
- a CDS encoding Gfo/Idh/MocA family oxidoreductase, protein MTALKNAKVRLAIIGAGGISGAHANGINAHRDKIECVALCDISDKNLKQRSEQLGGVAARFRDWKVMLKSMGDQIDAVDICLPHHLHARAILDAAAAGKHILCEKPMCMNLKEADAIATAVKKAGVTYMSAHNQLFMPAVREARKMIDDGAIGKVLWLRSQDCFQAGPDGFRGAWRAKLKWQGGGELIDTGYHPSYRLLHLAGAPAVAIRGTMGRFLQPIEGEDTASVQVRFANGAIGEVLTSWAFNNPHGTHQIHVIGEKGQVFGSGNELYFLPNGYSQPAKREFKPVDTIAAEMEHFADCLSEGRRPLHSVEEGRAVLELILSSSRDARGWEKTAVKKVRRS, encoded by the coding sequence ATGACCGCATTGAAGAACGCCAAGGTCCGTCTCGCCATCATCGGAGCGGGCGGCATTTCCGGAGCCCACGCCAACGGCATCAACGCCCACCGCGACAAGATCGAATGCGTCGCCCTTTGCGATATCTCCGACAAGAACCTGAAGCAGCGGAGCGAGCAACTCGGAGGCGTTGCGGCCCGGTTCAGGGACTGGAAGGTCATGCTCAAGTCCATGGGCGACCAGATCGACGCCGTCGACATCTGCCTGCCCCACCACCTTCACGCCAGGGCGATTCTCGACGCCGCCGCCGCCGGCAAGCACATCCTCTGCGAAAAGCCGATGTGCATGAACCTTAAGGAGGCCGATGCCATCGCCACCGCGGTCAAGAAGGCGGGCGTGACCTACATGTCGGCCCATAACCAACTCTTCATGCCGGCGGTGCGGGAGGCTAGGAAGATGATCGACGACGGTGCAATCGGCAAAGTCCTCTGGCTGCGCTCCCAGGATTGCTTCCAGGCGGGTCCGGATGGGTTCCGCGGGGCCTGGCGCGCCAAGCTCAAGTGGCAGGGAGGCGGAGAACTGATCGACACCGGTTACCACCCGAGTTACCGGCTTCTTCACCTCGCCGGTGCACCGGCCGTCGCCATCCGCGGCACCATGGGCCGGTTCCTCCAACCCATCGAGGGTGAGGATACCGCGAGCGTACAGGTCCGCTTCGCCAACGGAGCCATCGGAGAGGTCCTGACGTCATGGGCCTTCAACAATCCGCATGGCACCCACCAGATCCACGTCATCGGCGAAAAGGGCCAGGTGTTTGGATCTGGCAATGAACTGTATTTTCTGCCGAACGGCTACAGCCAACCGGCGAAGCGGGAGTTCAAACCGGTCGACACCATAGCCGCGGAAATGGAGCACTTTGCCGACTGTCTGAGCGAAGGCAGGCGTCCTCTTCACTCCGTCGAGGAAGGACGGGCCGTCCTCGAACTCATCCTGAGCTCCAGCAGGGACGCCAGGGGCTGGGAGAAAACAGCCGTCAAGAAAGTGAGGCGATCATGA
- a CDS encoding sugar phosphate isomerase/epimerase, giving the protein MSGTRTAGFTIGFRRGWSDWQKDLGAVLEWAKANGMGALDLGRDGDTLASAVVDAGLRVGSVDLAEWQGMISADKGKRAEAVAKNADYIKACARIGPMNHFLAMLPEKPELPRSDNFGFMVESFSALAPTLEACGARIVVEGWPGPGALCCTPEGFRNFFAECPSRSMGVNYDPSHLIRMGIDPLRFLREFIDRVGHVHGKDTELSPERLYELGHEQPPTFAKSFGFGGNHWRYAIPGHGVMNWGEAFRLLAEHGYKGCVCIELEDQDFNGSEATEKLGLQLGARYLEGC; this is encoded by the coding sequence ATGAGCGGGACGCGCACCGCCGGGTTCACCATCGGCTTTCGGCGCGGCTGGTCCGACTGGCAGAAGGATCTGGGGGCCGTGCTCGAGTGGGCCAAAGCCAACGGCATGGGCGCTCTCGACCTCGGCCGCGACGGCGACACCCTCGCCTCGGCCGTCGTCGACGCCGGCCTGCGGGTCGGTTCGGTGGACCTGGCCGAATGGCAGGGCATGATTTCGGCCGACAAAGGGAAGCGCGCCGAGGCCGTGGCAAAGAACGCCGACTACATCAAGGCCTGTGCCAGGATCGGGCCGATGAATCACTTCCTCGCCATGTTGCCCGAGAAGCCGGAGCTGCCGCGCAGCGACAATTTCGGCTTCATGGTCGAGAGTTTTTCCGCCCTGGCCCCGACCCTGGAAGCCTGCGGGGCGCGGATCGTCGTTGAGGGCTGGCCGGGACCGGGTGCCCTGTGCTGCACCCCGGAGGGTTTCCGCAATTTTTTTGCCGAATGCCCGTCCAGGTCGATGGGCGTCAACTATGACCCGTCCCACCTGATCCGCATGGGGATCGACCCCCTGCGTTTTCTGCGCGAATTCATCGACCGCGTCGGTCACGTTCACGGCAAGGACACCGAGCTTTCCCCGGAGCGTCTCTACGAGCTGGGCCACGAACAGCCCCCCACCTTTGCCAAGTCCTTCGGGTTCGGAGGGAACCACTGGCGCTACGCCATCCCCGGGCACGGCGTGATGAATTGGGGGGAGGCCTTCCGTCTTCTCGCCGAGCATGGCTACAAGGGTTGTGTCTGCATCGAGTTGGAAGACCAGGATTTCAATGGCAGCGAGGCCACCGAAAAGCTGGGCCTGCAACTGGGAGCGCGCTACCTCGAGGGCTGCTGA
- a CDS encoding arylsulfatase, producing the protein MKMKRWALALFSLGLTIAAQAADKKPNILVIWGDDIGTWNISHNSRGMMGYMTPNIDRIAAEGVAFTDYYGQQSCTAGRAAFINGSVPVRTGMTKVGIPSAKEGWQKTDVTMATVLKSQGYATGQFGKNHQGDRDEHLPTMHGFDEFLGNLYHLNAEEEPENEDYPRDMVMANGKTFYENFGPRGVLHCKADGKGGQTIEDTGPLTKKRMETIDEETLAAAKDFITRQVKAGKPFFCWWNGTRMHFRTHVKEEHRHPGNDEYTDGMIEHDMQVGELLKLLDDLGIADNTVVQYSTDNGPHYNTWPDAGTMPFRSEKNSNWEGAYRVPAFVRWPGHFPAGVTLNGIVSHEDWLPTFAAIAGNPEIKNQLLKGVDLNGRHYRNYIDGYNQLDYLTGKVAESPRHEFMYVNDDGQIVAMRYDDWKAVFLENRGVAFEVWREPFIELRVPLLFNLRRDPFERAQHNSNTYNDWFLDRVFVLAPMQQLAARFLMTMQEYPPSQTPGSFNLVKVEEQIKSAMGGR; encoded by the coding sequence ATGAAAATGAAACGCTGGGCTCTCGCCCTATTCTCGCTTGGCCTCACGATTGCCGCGCAAGCCGCCGACAAGAAACCCAACATCCTCGTCATCTGGGGCGACGATATCGGTACCTGGAACATCAGTCACAACAGCCGTGGCATGATGGGCTATATGACGCCGAATATCGATCGAATCGCAGCGGAGGGCGTCGCCTTCACCGACTACTACGGACAGCAGAGCTGCACTGCCGGCCGGGCCGCCTTCATCAACGGAAGCGTGCCGGTTCGCACCGGAATGACCAAGGTCGGCATTCCCAGTGCGAAGGAAGGGTGGCAGAAAACCGACGTCACCATGGCCACCGTGCTCAAGAGTCAGGGTTACGCCACCGGCCAGTTCGGAAAGAACCACCAGGGAGACAGGGACGAGCACCTGCCCACCATGCACGGGTTCGACGAGTTTCTCGGCAACCTCTATCACCTCAACGCCGAGGAGGAACCGGAGAATGAGGATTACCCGCGCGACATGGTCATGGCCAACGGCAAGACCTTCTATGAGAACTTCGGACCACGCGGCGTGCTCCACTGCAAGGCGGACGGCAAGGGTGGACAGACCATCGAGGACACCGGCCCGCTGACCAAGAAGCGGATGGAGACGATCGATGAAGAGACGCTTGCCGCGGCAAAGGATTTCATCACCCGCCAGGTCAAGGCCGGCAAACCCTTCTTCTGCTGGTGGAATGGAACCCGCATGCATTTCCGCACCCACGTCAAGGAAGAACACCGTCACCCGGGCAACGACGAGTATACCGACGGCATGATCGAGCACGACATGCAGGTCGGTGAACTGCTCAAGCTCCTCGACGATCTCGGCATTGCCGACAATACCGTCGTTCAATACTCCACCGACAATGGCCCTCACTACAATACCTGGCCGGATGCGGGCACCATGCCCTTCCGCAGCGAGAAGAATTCCAACTGGGAGGGCGCCTACCGCGTCCCCGCGTTCGTCCGCTGGCCCGGTCATTTCCCGGCTGGTGTGACCCTCAACGGCATCGTCTCGCACGAGGACTGGCTGCCCACCTTCGCCGCCATCGCCGGAAACCCCGAGATCAAGAATCAGCTTCTCAAGGGGGTTGACCTCAATGGTCGGCACTACCGCAATTATATCGACGGCTACAATCAGCTCGATTACCTCACCGGCAAGGTCGCCGAGTCACCCCGCCATGAGTTCATGTATGTCAACGACGACGGGCAGATCGTGGCCATGCGTTACGACGACTGGAAGGCAGTCTTCCTCGAGAACCGTGGAGTCGCCTTCGAGGTCTGGCGCGAACCGTTCATCGAATTGCGCGTTCCCCTTCTCTTCAATCTGCGGCGCGATCCCTTTGAGCGCGCCCAGCACAATTCGAACACCTACAATGACTGGTTCCTCGACCGCGTGTTCGTTCTCGCCCCCATGCAGCAGCTGGCCGCGAGGTTCCTCATGACCATGCAGGAATACCCGCCCAGCCAGACACCCGGTTCCTTCAACCTCGTCAAGGTTGAGGAGCAGATCAAATCGGCCATGGGCGGCAGATAA
- a CDS encoding HAD family hydrolase: MNTNTFACALVFILAHAIAPSLVRAEAILAPLPSWNDTGHKNSIVTFVERVADESSDTFVPAPERIAVFDNDGTLWSEQPMYFQAFFIFDRIKVLAPQHPEWVTQEPFASVLKGDIKAALAGGKHALVELAMATHAGMTTEEFETIVTEWIETARHPETGRPYTEMVYQPMLELLTYLRSNGFKTFIVSGGGIEFMRPWAERVYGIPPEQVIGSSIKTRYEVRDDTPVIVRLPEMNFIDDKEGKPIGIHQHIGRRPIFAAGNSDGDFQMLEWTTSGSRPSLGVYIHHDDADREWAYDRDSHIGRLARGLDEAEQHGWIVVSMKDDWRVIFSD, translated from the coding sequence ATGAACACGAACACTTTTGCCTGTGCACTTGTCTTTATCCTCGCCCACGCGATTGCCCCATCGCTCGTCCGCGCTGAAGCCATCCTCGCCCCCCTTCCCTCTTGGAACGACACCGGCCACAAGAACTCAATCGTGACGTTCGTCGAACGCGTCGCGGACGAGTCATCCGATACCTTTGTGCCCGCCCCCGAGCGCATCGCGGTGTTCGACAATGACGGCACGCTCTGGAGCGAACAACCGATGTATTTCCAGGCATTCTTCATCTTCGACCGGATCAAGGTGCTCGCACCGCAACATCCCGAGTGGGTGACACAGGAGCCATTCGCCTCGGTTCTCAAGGGAGACATCAAGGCTGCACTGGCCGGCGGTAAACACGCGCTCGTCGAGTTGGCCATGGCCACCCACGCCGGCATGACGACGGAGGAATTTGAAACAATTGTCACCGAGTGGATCGAGACGGCCCGTCATCCCGAAACCGGCCGGCCCTACACCGAAATGGTATACCAACCGATGCTCGAACTTCTCACTTACCTGCGCTCGAACGGATTCAAGACCTTCATCGTTTCGGGCGGCGGCATCGAGTTCATGCGTCCGTGGGCGGAGCGGGTCTACGGCATCCCGCCCGAGCAGGTGATCGGCAGCAGCATCAAGACAAGATACGAGGTGCGCGACGACACTCCCGTCATCGTCCGTCTCCCCGAGATGAATTTCATCGACGACAAGGAAGGCAAACCGATCGGCATCCATCAGCACATCGGACGGAGACCCATCTTCGCAGCCGGCAACTCGGACGGTGACTTTCAGATGCTCGAGTGGACGACGTCGGGATCACGTCCCTCGCTGGGCGTCTATATCCATCACGATGATGCCGACCGCGAATGGGCCTATGACCGCGATTCGCACATTGGCCGGCTCGCCCGCGGCCTCGACGAGGCCGAACAGCACGGTTGGATTGTCGTAAGCATGAAGGACGACTGGCGAGTCATCTTCAGTGACTAG